A region from the Kryptolebias marmoratus isolate JLee-2015 linkage group LG9, ASM164957v2, whole genome shotgun sequence genome encodes:
- the gjb1b gene encoding connexin 31.7 codes for MNWGTFYAVISGVNRHSTGIGRVWLSVIFIFRILVLVVAAESVWGDEKSGFTCNTQQPGCDSVCYDQFFPISHIRLWALQVILVSTPALLVAMHVAHRRHMDKKALKRTGRGSPKELERLKSQKFQITGALWWTYMISIVFRIIFEVAFLYIFYLIYPDFKMVRLVKCDSYPCPNTVDCFVSRPTEKTIFTVFMLAVSGVCVLLNVAEVAYLVGKACRRCAGRSEDESKAAWISQRLSSYRQNEINQLIADHSLKAKFAVTKKSPAEKVETCSAF; via the coding sequence ATGAACTGGGGCACCTTTTATGCCGTGATCAGCGGTGTAAACAGGCACTCCACCGGCATCGGGCGCGTCTGGCTCTCGGTCATCTTCATCTTCCGCATCCTGGTGCTGGTGGTGGCCGCCGAAAGCGTTTGGGGCGACGAGAAGTCCGGCTTCACCTGCAACACCCAGCAGCCCGGCTGCGACAGCGTCTGCTACGACCAGTTCTTTCCCATCTCGCACATCCGCCTGTGGGCCCTCCAGGTCATCCTGGTGTCCACGCCGGCGCTGCTGGTGGCCATGCACGTGGCCCACCGGCGGCACATGGACAAGAAGGCCCTGAAGAGGACGGGCCGGGGCAGCCCCAAGGAGCTGGAGCGCCTCAAGAGCCAGAAGTTTCAGATCACGGGAGCTCTGTGGTGGACGTACATGATCAGCATCGTCTTCAGAATCATCTTTGAGGTGGCGTTCCTCTACATCTTCTACTTGATCTACCCCGACTTCAAGATGGTGCGCTTGGTCAAATGCGACTCGTACCCTTGCCCCAACACAGTGGACTGTTTCGTCTCCAGGCCGACGGAAAAGACCATATTTACTGTGTTCATGCTGGCCGTGTCCGGGGTGTGCGTGCTGCTCAACGTGGCCGAGGTGGCGTACCTCGTGGGCAAGGCCTGCAGGCGGTGCGCGGGTCGCTCCGAGGACGAGTCCAAGGCGGCCTGGATCAGTCAGAGGCTGTCGTCCTACAGGCAAAACGAAATCAATCAGCTGATAGCTGATCACTCTCTGAAGGCAAAGTTTGCTGTGACCAAAAAAAGTCCAGCGGAGAAGGTCGAGACTTGTTCCGCTTTCTGA
- the LOC108242057 gene encoding uncharacterized protein LOC108242057 isoform X1, translated as MSPQQMSVLRQPQSSIIAQKVLITHKLFLLENARNTLEEELRDFINQAYEDVHDVLGSSFPTSDFNDLAKNLDAKRQDIGKLSALLKYLTVEPKSSVQSSVRTNYFQVPKIKGSPATSAVKFGPLLQNFLMASSISKAVCVLGSSLLCQQLKLSLSSQPVVAQQLDTSSSFSDITLTTGSSCHLEPEEPRVLGEQGQPDPVCVPPAITQSCGINEGKSNILLPSIQAVFPENNNRKPLTIWERDDDVQVQHRKQTSSQLLHFLRVKAQNRGALEVTVLEWTKSKSEANNSDPPERMSPSVKTQSHQFRHVVTDDPVDELPPASSHASSGSQAPVFRAKRAEASGSLIYSCVVATETELWDVGDVFAQALEGDSVRLTSESGRCQNCPSRAENPCKNTDWNSHALQRNPEPDPRSGPAHSEALTPESVNIPRFHMRRFEETEVVVSHVVSPGSFYIQHADSLEKLQALSTRSCEAVRTYAEQNCIPDIGAQVIGCFPQEGQWCRAQVTKICGVSRDNQAGDGARGEPSVKVEVKRLDYGDSSCLSLWSIKELTPQMAALPLQALQVSLANVTPVNGSHWSEEAVGWFRAMVHNRTLYARFYPQDPTVTVELFLEKGKLGAMRRGPSLSLRLAQNGHAKHANFKNAALVKRSAVQDSDWEKYLISCYAQTKK; from the exons ATGTCTCCCCAGCAGATGTCCGTCCTCCGCCAGCCGCAGTCCTCTATAATTGCCCAAAAAGTGCTGATAACTCACAAACTCTTTTTGCTGGAAAATGCCCGAAATACGTTGGAGGAGGAACTTCGCGACTTCATCAACCAG GCTTATGAAGATGTCCACGATGTCCTCGGTTCTTCTTTTCCTACCAGTGATTTCAATGATCTTGCAAAGAATTTAGACGCAAAGCGTCAAGATATTGGGAAGCtttcagctttattaaaatacCTCACAGTTG AACCCAAATCTTCGGTCCAGTCTTCTGTCAGAACAAACTACTTTCAGGTACCTAAAATCAAAGGGAGTCCGGCGACGAGTGCTGTTAAGTTTGGGCCACTCTTGCAGAACTTCCTTATGGCGAGCTCCATATCCAAAGCAGTGTGCGTGCTTGGATCCAGTTTGTTGtgtcagcagctgaagctttcCCTCAGCTCCCAGCCTGTCGTCGCGCAGCAGCTCGACACGTCGTCCAGCTTCAGCGACATCACTTTGACCACAGGCTCCTCCTGTCATTTAGAGCCAGAAGAGCCTCGTGTTTTAGGGGAACAGGGCCAGCCAGACCCCGTGTGCGTCCCACCTGCCATTACTCAGAGCTGCGGGATCAACGAAGGGAAGTCAAACATACTACTGCCTTCCATACAGGCCGTCTTCCCGGAGAATAATAACCGCAAGCCGCTAACCATCTGGGAACGTGACGACGACGTCCAGGTGCAACACCGAAAACAAACCTCCTCACAGCTGCTGCACTTCCTCAGGGTAAAGGCTCAAAACAGGGGTGCACTGGAGGTCACCGTTCTGGAGTGGACTAAAAGTAAATCCGAGGCAAACAATTCCGACCCGCCTGAGCGGATGTCACCTTCTGTCAAAACACAAAGCCACCAGTTCAGACATGTTGTGACTGATGATCCGGTGGATGAACTTCCTCCGGCATCGTCGCACGCGAGCAGTGGAAGCCAAGCTCCCGTCTTCAGAGCGAAAAGAGCCGAGGCGAGCGGGTCTTTGATCTACAGCTGCGTGGTTGCCACAGAGACCGAACTGTGGGACGTGGGGGACGTCTTTGCGCAGGCGTTGGAGGGGGACTCTGTGCGCCTGACCTCGGAAAGTGGAAGATGCCAGAACTGTCCGAGCCGCGCGGAGAACCCATGCAAAAACACAGACTGGAATTCCCACGCTCTGCAGCGGAACCCAGAACCCGATCCGAGGAGCGGTCCCGCTCATTCCGAAGCGCTGACGCCTGAGAGTGTAAACATTCCCAGGTTCCACATGCGAAGGTTTGAAGAGACCGAGGTGGTGGTGTCTCATGTCGTCAGCCCTGGCAGCTTCTACATCCAGCACGCCGACTCTCTGGAGAAGCTGCAGGCTCTTTCCACACG CAGTTGTGAAGCCGTTCGTACGTACGCCGAGCAGAACTGCATCCCAGACATCGGAGCTCAGGTGATCGGCTGTTTCCCCCAGGAAGGACAGTGGTGCAGAGCTCAGGTGACGAAGATCTGCGGAGTGAGCCGAG ATAACCAGGCTGGGGATGGTGCTAGAGGTGAGCCATCCGTCAAGGTGGAGGTGAAGAGGCTGGACTATGGTGACTCTTCCTGTCTGTCACTGTGGAGTATAAAGGAGCTCACCCCACAAATGGCTGCTCTGCCTCTTCAAGCTCTGCAGGTTTCACTGGCAAAC GTGACACCTGTGAACGGGAGCCATTGGTCCGAGGAGGCGGTGGGCTGGTTCAGAGCGATGGTGCACAACAGGACACTCTATGCCAGGTTTTACCCACAGGACCCCACCGTCACAGTGGAACTGTTCCTGGAGAAGGGGAAGTTAGGAGCTATGAG GAGGGGACCGTCGCTCTCTCTGAGACTGGCCCAGAACGGGCACGCGAAGCATGCCAACTTCAAGAACGCCGCGCTCGTTAAAAGAA GCGCCGTTCAGGACTCCGACTGGGAGAAATATCTCATCTCGTGCTACGCCCAAACCAAGAAATAA
- the LOC108242057 gene encoding uncharacterized protein LOC108242057 isoform X2 produces MSPQQMSVLRQPQSSIIAQKVLITHKLFLLENARNTLEEELRDFINQAYEDVHDVLGSSFPTSDFNDLAKNLDAKRQDIGKLSALLKYLTVEPKSSVQSSVRTNYFQVPKIKGSPATSAVKFGPLLQNFLMASSISKAVCVLGSSLLCQQLKLSLSSQPVVAQQLDTSSSFSDITLTTGSSCHLEPEEPRVLGEQGQPDPVCVPPAITQSCGINEGKSNILLPSIQAVFPENNNRKPLTIWERDDDVQVQHRKQTSSQLLHFLRVKAQNRGALEVTVLEWTKSKSEANNSDPPERMSPSVKTQSHQFRHVVTDDPVDELPPASSHASSGSQAPVFRAKRAEASGSLIYSCVVATETELWDVGDVFAQALEGDSVRLTSESGRCQNCPSRAENPCKNTDWNSHALQRNPEPDPRSGPAHSEALTPESVNIPRFHMRRFEETEVVVSHVVSPGSFYIQHADSLEKLQALSTRCEAVRTYAEQNCIPDIGAQVIGCFPQEGQWCRAQVTKICGVSRDNQAGDGARGEPSVKVEVKRLDYGDSSCLSLWSIKELTPQMAALPLQALQVSLANVTPVNGSHWSEEAVGWFRAMVHNRTLYARFYPQDPTVTVELFLEKGKLGAMRRGPSLSLRLAQNGHAKHANFKNAALVKRSAVQDSDWEKYLISCYAQTKK; encoded by the exons ATGTCTCCCCAGCAGATGTCCGTCCTCCGCCAGCCGCAGTCCTCTATAATTGCCCAAAAAGTGCTGATAACTCACAAACTCTTTTTGCTGGAAAATGCCCGAAATACGTTGGAGGAGGAACTTCGCGACTTCATCAACCAG GCTTATGAAGATGTCCACGATGTCCTCGGTTCTTCTTTTCCTACCAGTGATTTCAATGATCTTGCAAAGAATTTAGACGCAAAGCGTCAAGATATTGGGAAGCtttcagctttattaaaatacCTCACAGTTG AACCCAAATCTTCGGTCCAGTCTTCTGTCAGAACAAACTACTTTCAGGTACCTAAAATCAAAGGGAGTCCGGCGACGAGTGCTGTTAAGTTTGGGCCACTCTTGCAGAACTTCCTTATGGCGAGCTCCATATCCAAAGCAGTGTGCGTGCTTGGATCCAGTTTGTTGtgtcagcagctgaagctttcCCTCAGCTCCCAGCCTGTCGTCGCGCAGCAGCTCGACACGTCGTCCAGCTTCAGCGACATCACTTTGACCACAGGCTCCTCCTGTCATTTAGAGCCAGAAGAGCCTCGTGTTTTAGGGGAACAGGGCCAGCCAGACCCCGTGTGCGTCCCACCTGCCATTACTCAGAGCTGCGGGATCAACGAAGGGAAGTCAAACATACTACTGCCTTCCATACAGGCCGTCTTCCCGGAGAATAATAACCGCAAGCCGCTAACCATCTGGGAACGTGACGACGACGTCCAGGTGCAACACCGAAAACAAACCTCCTCACAGCTGCTGCACTTCCTCAGGGTAAAGGCTCAAAACAGGGGTGCACTGGAGGTCACCGTTCTGGAGTGGACTAAAAGTAAATCCGAGGCAAACAATTCCGACCCGCCTGAGCGGATGTCACCTTCTGTCAAAACACAAAGCCACCAGTTCAGACATGTTGTGACTGATGATCCGGTGGATGAACTTCCTCCGGCATCGTCGCACGCGAGCAGTGGAAGCCAAGCTCCCGTCTTCAGAGCGAAAAGAGCCGAGGCGAGCGGGTCTTTGATCTACAGCTGCGTGGTTGCCACAGAGACCGAACTGTGGGACGTGGGGGACGTCTTTGCGCAGGCGTTGGAGGGGGACTCTGTGCGCCTGACCTCGGAAAGTGGAAGATGCCAGAACTGTCCGAGCCGCGCGGAGAACCCATGCAAAAACACAGACTGGAATTCCCACGCTCTGCAGCGGAACCCAGAACCCGATCCGAGGAGCGGTCCCGCTCATTCCGAAGCGCTGACGCCTGAGAGTGTAAACATTCCCAGGTTCCACATGCGAAGGTTTGAAGAGACCGAGGTGGTGGTGTCTCATGTCGTCAGCCCTGGCAGCTTCTACATCCAGCACGCCGACTCTCTGGAGAAGCTGCAGGCTCTTTCCACACG TTGTGAAGCCGTTCGTACGTACGCCGAGCAGAACTGCATCCCAGACATCGGAGCTCAGGTGATCGGCTGTTTCCCCCAGGAAGGACAGTGGTGCAGAGCTCAGGTGACGAAGATCTGCGGAGTGAGCCGAG ATAACCAGGCTGGGGATGGTGCTAGAGGTGAGCCATCCGTCAAGGTGGAGGTGAAGAGGCTGGACTATGGTGACTCTTCCTGTCTGTCACTGTGGAGTATAAAGGAGCTCACCCCACAAATGGCTGCTCTGCCTCTTCAAGCTCTGCAGGTTTCACTGGCAAAC GTGACACCTGTGAACGGGAGCCATTGGTCCGAGGAGGCGGTGGGCTGGTTCAGAGCGATGGTGCACAACAGGACACTCTATGCCAGGTTTTACCCACAGGACCCCACCGTCACAGTGGAACTGTTCCTGGAGAAGGGGAAGTTAGGAGCTATGAG GAGGGGACCGTCGCTCTCTCTGAGACTGGCCCAGAACGGGCACGCGAAGCATGCCAACTTCAAGAACGCCGCGCTCGTTAAAAGAA GCGCCGTTCAGGACTCCGACTGGGAGAAATATCTCATCTCGTGCTACGCCCAAACCAAGAAATAA
- the LOC108242057 gene encoding uncharacterized protein LOC108242057 isoform X3 codes for MASSISKAVCVLGSSLLCQQLKLSLSSQPVVAQQLDTSSSFSDITLTTGSSCHLEPEEPRVLGEQGQPDPVCVPPAITQSCGINEGKSNILLPSIQAVFPENNNRKPLTIWERDDDVQVQHRKQTSSQLLHFLRVKAQNRGALEVTVLEWTKSKSEANNSDPPERMSPSVKTQSHQFRHVVTDDPVDELPPASSHASSGSQAPVFRAKRAEASGSLIYSCVVATETELWDVGDVFAQALEGDSVRLTSESGRCQNCPSRAENPCKNTDWNSHALQRNPEPDPRSGPAHSEALTPESVNIPRFHMRRFEETEVVVSHVVSPGSFYIQHADSLEKLQALSTRSCEAVRTYAEQNCIPDIGAQVIGCFPQEGQWCRAQVTKICGVSRDNQAGDGARGEPSVKVEVKRLDYGDSSCLSLWSIKELTPQMAALPLQALQVSLANVTPVNGSHWSEEAVGWFRAMVHNRTLYARFYPQDPTVTVELFLEKGKLGAMRRGPSLSLRLAQNGHAKHANFKNAALVKRSAVQDSDWEKYLISCYAQTKK; via the exons ATGGCGAGCTCCATATCCAAAGCAGTGTGCGTGCTTGGATCCAGTTTGTTGtgtcagcagctgaagctttcCCTCAGCTCCCAGCCTGTCGTCGCGCAGCAGCTCGACACGTCGTCCAGCTTCAGCGACATCACTTTGACCACAGGCTCCTCCTGTCATTTAGAGCCAGAAGAGCCTCGTGTTTTAGGGGAACAGGGCCAGCCAGACCCCGTGTGCGTCCCACCTGCCATTACTCAGAGCTGCGGGATCAACGAAGGGAAGTCAAACATACTACTGCCTTCCATACAGGCCGTCTTCCCGGAGAATAATAACCGCAAGCCGCTAACCATCTGGGAACGTGACGACGACGTCCAGGTGCAACACCGAAAACAAACCTCCTCACAGCTGCTGCACTTCCTCAGGGTAAAGGCTCAAAACAGGGGTGCACTGGAGGTCACCGTTCTGGAGTGGACTAAAAGTAAATCCGAGGCAAACAATTCCGACCCGCCTGAGCGGATGTCACCTTCTGTCAAAACACAAAGCCACCAGTTCAGACATGTTGTGACTGATGATCCGGTGGATGAACTTCCTCCGGCATCGTCGCACGCGAGCAGTGGAAGCCAAGCTCCCGTCTTCAGAGCGAAAAGAGCCGAGGCGAGCGGGTCTTTGATCTACAGCTGCGTGGTTGCCACAGAGACCGAACTGTGGGACGTGGGGGACGTCTTTGCGCAGGCGTTGGAGGGGGACTCTGTGCGCCTGACCTCGGAAAGTGGAAGATGCCAGAACTGTCCGAGCCGCGCGGAGAACCCATGCAAAAACACAGACTGGAATTCCCACGCTCTGCAGCGGAACCCAGAACCCGATCCGAGGAGCGGTCCCGCTCATTCCGAAGCGCTGACGCCTGAGAGTGTAAACATTCCCAGGTTCCACATGCGAAGGTTTGAAGAGACCGAGGTGGTGGTGTCTCATGTCGTCAGCCCTGGCAGCTTCTACATCCAGCACGCCGACTCTCTGGAGAAGCTGCAGGCTCTTTCCACACG CAGTTGTGAAGCCGTTCGTACGTACGCCGAGCAGAACTGCATCCCAGACATCGGAGCTCAGGTGATCGGCTGTTTCCCCCAGGAAGGACAGTGGTGCAGAGCTCAGGTGACGAAGATCTGCGGAGTGAGCCGAG ATAACCAGGCTGGGGATGGTGCTAGAGGTGAGCCATCCGTCAAGGTGGAGGTGAAGAGGCTGGACTATGGTGACTCTTCCTGTCTGTCACTGTGGAGTATAAAGGAGCTCACCCCACAAATGGCTGCTCTGCCTCTTCAAGCTCTGCAGGTTTCACTGGCAAAC GTGACACCTGTGAACGGGAGCCATTGGTCCGAGGAGGCGGTGGGCTGGTTCAGAGCGATGGTGCACAACAGGACACTCTATGCCAGGTTTTACCCACAGGACCCCACCGTCACAGTGGAACTGTTCCTGGAGAAGGGGAAGTTAGGAGCTATGAG GAGGGGACCGTCGCTCTCTCTGAGACTGGCCCAGAACGGGCACGCGAAGCATGCCAACTTCAAGAACGCCGCGCTCGTTAAAAGAA GCGCCGTTCAGGACTCCGACTGGGAGAAATATCTCATCTCGTGCTACGCCCAAACCAAGAAATAA